The Corynebacterium renale genome includes a region encoding these proteins:
- the orn gene encoding oligoribonuclease → MSETKPKNDRIVWIDLEMTGLDTERHVIVEVAALITDANLNILGDGVDVVVHATDEQLAEMDDFVTSMHQSNGLLDDIKSSPTSIEEAEQKVLDLIAEHCDPEHPAPLAGNSIATDRTFIRKYMPRLDEALHYRMIDVSTIKELTKRWYSKAYFNQPEKGMAHRALADIVESIQELDYYRRAVFVDEPGPSSSESKEAARQATASYQQFLH, encoded by the coding sequence ATGTCTGAGACGAAACCAAAAAATGACCGCATTGTCTGGATTGACCTCGAAATGACAGGGCTCGACACCGAGCGCCACGTTATCGTCGAAGTCGCAGCCCTTATCACCGACGCAAACCTCAACATTCTCGGAGACGGGGTCGACGTCGTCGTCCACGCCACCGACGAACAACTTGCCGAAATGGACGACTTTGTCACCTCCATGCACCAAAGCAACGGCCTACTCGACGACATCAAGTCCTCCCCCACATCCATCGAGGAAGCAGAACAAAAGGTACTGGACCTCATCGCGGAGCACTGCGACCCGGAACACCCCGCACCACTGGCCGGCAACTCCATCGCCACCGACCGCACGTTCATCCGCAAGTACATGCCACGCCTCGACGAGGCGCTCCACTACCGGATGATCGACGTCTCCACCATTAAAGAATTGACCAAGCGCTGGTACTCCAAGGCTTATTTCAACCAGCCGGAAAAAGGGATGGCGCACCGCGCCCTAGCAGACATTGTGGAGTCAATTCAGGAGCTGGATTACTACCGACGCGCCGTCTTCGTCGACGAACCCGGCCCGAGCAGCAGCGAATCCAAGGAAGCTGCACGCCAAGCAACGGCTTCCTACCAGCAGTTTTTGCATTAA
- the nrdD gene encoding anaerobic ribonucleoside-triphosphate reductase encodes MTTELKIVKKDGRTVDFRPAKILNDLSSAERVFGVHFHAPKNEIVAAVVKQVEAAPQPLPSADLFHIVENALAESPTVLAAFREYKSRQSQVIADSTDVTHAIERVVNKDEAVMSENGNKDSRTFTTQREILAGAVTKAKGLEMYPEDIRRAHIKGLIHLHDLDRSPFGALPNCSLPDFEYMLENGFVLGNARIEKPRSIGVAATLLVQLLGAISGEQYGGISIHEIDRLLEPYAEMTLEKNRALYAEVLDSAAEVEAFAKKKTHKDIYDAMQAFEYQVNTLTTAAAQTPFTSVSFGMSTSWCGREIQEAMLRVREKGMSGETAIFPKLLYFVDEGVNHAPEDPNYDLKQLAMETSRKRIYPDLISVPRIRELKNGELITPMGCRSFLHYWEDKDGTSQVVGRNNLGVVSINLPRLGIQAEGDWATFWATLDEALDITLRALKIREDVVLSADMENAPVMYTQGGMGNPEGKTSVRDWYTGDNEKRSSISVGYIGIHNAMVAMTGQVRWQEMPELRERALEIMARINAAVDQAQADFHAYVSVYSTPSESLCDRFDAIDRARFGTIPGVNDRGYYENSFHFPSYVDTDPFSKIHFESSYMALAPGGFMYYVEAPNLQVNPSAFEALWDEAFDNAGYFGVNSPVDACFVCDFEGEFGCDKDGYFCPRCGNRDEEKASVVRRLCGYLGAPMKRPVVAGKQEEIASRVKHM; translated from the coding sequence ATGACCACTGAGCTGAAAATTGTGAAGAAGGATGGCCGCACTGTAGATTTCCGCCCGGCTAAAATTCTCAACGATCTCAGCTCGGCCGAAAGGGTCTTTGGCGTTCATTTTCACGCTCCGAAAAATGAAATTGTGGCGGCCGTCGTAAAGCAAGTGGAAGCCGCGCCGCAGCCACTGCCTTCCGCTGACCTCTTCCACATAGTGGAGAATGCCCTCGCGGAATCGCCGACGGTGCTCGCGGCGTTTAGAGAGTACAAGTCTCGGCAGTCGCAGGTCATCGCGGATTCTACCGATGTTACGCATGCCATTGAGCGCGTCGTGAATAAAGATGAAGCCGTCATGAGCGAAAACGGAAACAAGGATTCGCGCACTTTTACCACCCAGCGTGAAATCCTGGCAGGGGCTGTGACCAAGGCCAAGGGCTTAGAGATGTACCCGGAGGACATCCGCCGCGCGCACATCAAGGGCCTGATTCACCTGCATGACCTGGACCGTTCCCCATTTGGGGCGTTGCCCAACTGCTCGCTTCCGGACTTTGAGTACATGTTGGAGAACGGGTTTGTGTTGGGGAATGCGCGGATCGAGAAGCCGCGGTCCATCGGCGTGGCCGCGACCCTCCTGGTGCAGCTGCTCGGCGCAATCTCCGGCGAGCAATATGGCGGCATCTCCATCCACGAGATCGATCGCCTACTCGAGCCGTACGCCGAAATGACCTTGGAGAAAAACCGTGCGCTCTACGCCGAGGTGCTCGACAGCGCCGCTGAGGTCGAAGCCTTCGCCAAGAAGAAAACGCACAAGGACATTTATGACGCAATGCAGGCCTTCGAATACCAGGTCAACACACTGACCACGGCCGCGGCGCAGACCCCGTTTACGTCGGTGTCCTTCGGTATGAGTACTTCATGGTGCGGCCGTGAAATCCAAGAGGCGATGCTGCGCGTGCGTGAGAAGGGGATGAGCGGGGAGACCGCTATCTTCCCGAAGCTGCTCTACTTCGTTGATGAAGGCGTCAACCACGCCCCCGAGGATCCAAACTACGACCTCAAGCAGCTGGCCATGGAGACCTCCCGTAAGCGTATCTATCCGGATCTGATTTCCGTGCCGCGCATCCGCGAGCTAAAGAACGGTGAATTGATTACCCCGATGGGCTGCCGTTCCTTCCTGCACTATTGGGAGGATAAGGACGGCACATCGCAGGTCGTTGGGCGCAACAACCTGGGCGTGGTCAGCATCAACCTGCCCCGCCTTGGCATCCAGGCAGAAGGGGATTGGGCCACCTTCTGGGCGACTCTCGACGAAGCCTTGGACATCACCTTGCGCGCGTTAAAAATCCGCGAAGACGTAGTCTTAAGCGCTGATATGGAAAACGCTCCTGTGATGTACACCCAGGGCGGAATGGGTAATCCTGAAGGCAAGACCAGCGTGCGCGATTGGTATACCGGCGACAATGAGAAGCGTTCCTCGATCAGTGTCGGCTACATCGGTATTCACAACGCCATGGTCGCGATGACGGGTCAGGTGCGCTGGCAGGAAATGCCTGAGCTGCGCGAACGTGCGCTCGAAATTATGGCGCGCATCAACGCGGCCGTCGACCAGGCGCAGGCTGACTTCCATGCGTACGTGTCGGTGTACTCGACGCCGTCGGAAAGCCTGTGCGACCGTTTCGATGCCATTGACCGTGCCCGCTTCGGCACGATTCCTGGCGTCAACGACCGCGGCTACTACGAAAATTCTTTCCACTTCCCTTCGTATGTGGACACCGACCCGTTTTCGAAGATTCACTTCGAGTCCTCCTACATGGCGTTGGCGCCCGGCGGGTTCATGTACTACGTGGAAGCACCGAACCTGCAAGTCAACCCGTCCGCGTTTGAGGCGTTGTGGGATGAGGCCTTCGATAATGCGGGTTATTTCGGGGTGAACTCGCCAGTGGATGCGTGCTTCGTGTGCGATTTTGAAGGCGAATTCGGCTGCGATAAGGACGGCTACTTCTGCCCGCGCTGCGGCAATCGGGATGAGGAAAAGGCCTCCGTGGTGCGCCGTCTCTGCGGGTACTTGGGCGCGCCGATGAAACGCCCGGTCGTGGCGGGTAAGCAGGAGGAGATTGCTTCTCGTGTCAAGCACATGTGA
- the nrdG gene encoding anaerobic ribonucleoside-triphosphate reductase activating protein: protein MSSTCDLDVHRRFRAPHTPPERLATIARTDDRSRTWAQTPEFMVADYKPFQVLDGEGVRCSLYVSYCPFNCLDCYNKAAQKRSYGTPYTPGLEERIMADLGRNHVAGLTLVGGEPMLSARHLLPLVRRIRRELPGKTVWAYTGYLWETLQLFTDERRELLGELDVLIDGPYIAEERDPGNPRPFVGSANQRVLDVQESLAAGEAVEYGV from the coding sequence GTGTCAAGCACATGTGACCTGGACGTGCACCGTCGTTTCCGGGCGCCACACACACCGCCGGAGCGGCTGGCCACGATCGCGCGTACCGACGACCGCTCCCGCACCTGGGCACAAACCCCCGAATTTATGGTCGCCGACTATAAGCCGTTCCAAGTTCTCGACGGCGAGGGCGTGCGCTGCTCCCTGTACGTGTCTTACTGCCCGTTCAACTGCCTGGACTGCTACAACAAAGCTGCGCAAAAACGCAGCTATGGGACCCCGTACACGCCCGGTTTAGAGGAGCGCATCATGGCGGACCTGGGGCGCAATCACGTAGCGGGGCTGACCTTGGTGGGCGGGGAGCCGATGCTTTCCGCACGCCATCTGCTGCCTTTGGTTCGCCGGATTCGGCGCGAACTACCAGGTAAAACGGTGTGGGCGTACACAGGATACCTGTGGGAAACCCTGCAGCTGTTCACCGACGAGCGCCGGGAATTACTCGGCGAACTTGATGTGCTTATCGACGGCCCCTACATCGCCGAGGAGCGCGACCCCGGGAACCCACGCCCGTTTGTGGGAAGCGCGAACCAGCGGGTCCTAGACGTGCAGGAATCCCTGGCCGCGGGTGAAGCCGTGGAGTACGGCGTTTAA
- the cmrA gene encoding mycolate reductase (Catalyzes the final step in mycolic acid biosynthesis.): protein MSLPAPATDRYALITGASQGIGEAMARDLALAGHNLILVARRREVLEALAHELHEAHGVEVLVMAHDLSNPEEVTALISAIADRTIHILINSAGIASFGKFADADWNYEKDQFNLNATAVFRLTKAVVNPMIERGVGAICNVGSAAGNVPIPNNATYVFTKAGVNAFTEALHYELKGTGVTCTLLAPGPVRDAVVAEEDKSIVDKVVPDALWTTYESCSKETLEAMAEGKRRIVPGPIGKFMNVTSQILPTAALSPLMGWVYSKMS, encoded by the coding sequence ATGAGCCTGCCCGCACCTGCCACCGACCGCTACGCCCTCATCACCGGAGCGAGCCAAGGCATCGGAGAGGCCATGGCTCGCGACCTCGCACTCGCCGGACACAATCTCATCCTGGTGGCTCGCCGCCGCGAAGTCCTCGAAGCGCTGGCCCACGAGCTCCATGAGGCGCATGGCGTTGAGGTCCTCGTCATGGCCCACGACCTCTCCAACCCCGAGGAGGTCACAGCACTTATTAGCGCCATCGCGGACCGCACCATCCACATCCTGATTAATTCAGCGGGCATTGCCAGCTTCGGGAAGTTCGCTGATGCGGACTGGAATTACGAAAAAGACCAGTTCAACCTGAATGCCACCGCCGTCTTCCGGCTCACCAAGGCAGTGGTCAACCCCATGATCGAGCGCGGCGTCGGAGCAATATGCAACGTGGGATCTGCCGCCGGCAACGTCCCCATCCCAAACAACGCCACATACGTATTCACTAAAGCCGGGGTCAACGCTTTCACCGAGGCCCTCCACTACGAGCTCAAAGGAACCGGCGTGACCTGCACATTGCTCGCTCCCGGCCCCGTGCGCGACGCCGTGGTCGCCGAAGAAGACAAATCCATCGTGGACAAAGTAGTCCCCGATGCCCTATGGACCACCTACGAATCCTGCTCCAAGGAAACTTTGGAGGCCATGGCAGAAGGCAAGCGCCGCATCGTACCTGGGCCAATCGGCAAGTTTATGAACGTGACCTCACAAATCCTGCCCACAGCAGCACTCTCCCCACTCATGGGGTGGGTGTACTCGAAGATGTCTTAA
- the efeU gene encoding iron uptake transporter permease EfeU has protein sequence MFLANFLIALREGVEAALIVGVLVAFLTKAGRRDVLPKLWLGVVVAAILPLAAGAFMTWGPYTLTFQAQEILGGVLSLVAVGMVTWMIVWMGKSSSALVAGLKDQAGAAIADGSSGWALVWIAIISVGREGLETAVFVWATVKATAQGGFVAPTLGVITGLVVAIVIGWLIYRGAVAINLRLFFQVTAFFLIFVAAGILSYGIGDLQEASVLPGWGNWVYDLSPYFDGHIPGLHPDAWWFVLLEAIFQFNLSPTHLQLAGWAVYLCIMLVLFFWNVKKGPRKRREATAAPTAPAQQPA, from the coding sequence GTGTTCTTGGCAAACTTTCTCATCGCCTTACGTGAAGGCGTCGAAGCAGCCCTCATCGTGGGCGTGCTCGTCGCATTCCTCACGAAGGCTGGGCGCCGGGATGTCCTGCCCAAGCTCTGGCTCGGCGTTGTCGTCGCCGCCATTCTGCCGCTGGCCGCGGGCGCGTTTATGACATGGGGCCCATACACCTTGACCTTCCAGGCCCAAGAGATCCTTGGCGGGGTCCTTTCCCTCGTGGCTGTAGGCATGGTCACTTGGATGATCGTGTGGATGGGCAAAAGCTCATCTGCCCTCGTAGCAGGTCTGAAAGATCAGGCCGGTGCTGCCATCGCGGACGGTTCGAGCGGCTGGGCTTTGGTCTGGATCGCCATCATCTCTGTAGGGCGCGAAGGCCTGGAAACCGCCGTCTTCGTGTGGGCCACAGTCAAGGCCACCGCGCAAGGTGGTTTCGTTGCGCCGACCTTGGGTGTTATCACCGGTCTGGTCGTTGCCATCGTCATCGGCTGGCTGATCTACCGGGGCGCGGTAGCCATCAATCTGCGCCTCTTCTTCCAAGTCACCGCCTTCTTCCTCATCTTCGTTGCCGCCGGCATCTTGAGCTACGGCATTGGCGACCTCCAGGAGGCGAGCGTGCTTCCGGGTTGGGGGAATTGGGTTTACGACCTTTCGCCGTATTTCGACGGCCACATTCCGGGATTGCACCCGGATGCCTGGTGGTTCGTCTTGCTGGAAGCAATCTTCCAGTTCAATCTTTCGCCAACTCACCTCCAATTGGCGGGCTGGGCAGTGTACCTGTGCATCATGCTGGTGCTCTTCTTCTGGAACGTGAAGAAGGGTCCCCGGAAACGTCGTGAAGCAACTGCCGCCCCCACTGCTCCTGCCCAACAACCGGCCTAA
- the efeO gene encoding iron uptake system protein EfeO produces the protein MRKRHLSLVLLPVVAPLVLSGCVANEPASTEAASGEAIPVEITDTTCGIDVNEVESGRVAFTLKNAGTVRNEFEILAEDKLRIVGERENLGPGTTTDYTLLLQPGNYYTACKKNMVGSLVDVRPFTVTQGSGEAVSADEQELIDQAVVNYTAYVRDQAGQLLEATQAFAKDYAAGNDDAARAAYAPARMYYERIEPTAEAFGDIDPALDEREADYQEADDTANREWTGWHPIEKDLWRPEGFTGWDEAKRQKLADKLVEDTQQLYDLVYADDFEITLSDISNGAIGLLEEVATTKITGEEEAFSHTDLYDFQANVEGARVAYGNVQEIAKQKDPELADTIEARFTALEKELDQYKEGEGYVSYEKLDEAQRRQLSDYVDALRVPLAKLTEAVLS, from the coding sequence ATGCGCAAGCGTCATCTCTCCCTAGTTTTGCTCCCTGTAGTTGCACCGCTGGTCCTGTCTGGCTGCGTGGCTAACGAGCCCGCCAGCACCGAGGCCGCATCCGGCGAGGCTATCCCGGTGGAAATTACCGACACCACCTGTGGCATCGATGTGAATGAGGTCGAATCAGGGCGTGTGGCCTTCACATTGAAGAATGCCGGCACCGTGCGCAACGAGTTCGAAATCTTGGCCGAGGATAAGCTGCGTATCGTCGGCGAACGTGAGAACCTGGGCCCAGGTACCACCACCGATTACACTCTGCTCCTGCAGCCTGGCAACTACTACACTGCGTGCAAGAAGAACATGGTGGGATCGCTTGTCGACGTTCGCCCGTTCACCGTGACCCAGGGCTCCGGCGAGGCCGTCAGCGCTGATGAACAGGAACTCATCGACCAGGCGGTTGTCAACTACACCGCCTACGTGCGCGACCAGGCTGGTCAGCTGCTTGAAGCAACCCAGGCCTTCGCTAAGGATTACGCAGCCGGCAACGACGACGCCGCACGCGCAGCCTACGCGCCGGCGCGTATGTACTACGAGCGCATCGAGCCCACTGCTGAGGCTTTCGGCGACATCGACCCAGCTCTGGACGAACGTGAAGCCGATTACCAAGAGGCTGACGACACCGCTAACCGCGAGTGGACCGGCTGGCACCCAATCGAAAAGGATCTGTGGCGCCCAGAAGGTTTCACCGGTTGGGACGAGGCTAAGCGCCAGAAGCTTGCCGACAAGCTTGTCGAGGACACCCAGCAACTCTATGACCTGGTGTACGCCGATGACTTCGAGATCACGCTTTCCGACATTTCTAACGGTGCAATTGGCCTTCTCGAAGAGGTAGCCACCACCAAGATCACCGGAGAAGAAGAGGCCTTCAGCCACACTGACCTGTACGACTTCCAGGCGAACGTCGAGGGCGCACGCGTGGCGTACGGCAACGTCCAGGAGATTGCGAAGCAGAAGGATCCAGAGCTGGCTGATACCATCGAGGCCCGCTTCACCGCCCTGGAGAAGGAACTCGACCAGTACAAGGAAGGCGAGGGCTACGTCTCCTACGAGAAGCTGGACGAAGCGCAGCGTCGCCAGCTCTCCGACTACGTCGATGCCCTGCGCGTCCCACTGGCTAAGCTCACCGAGGCTGTCTTGTCATGA
- the efeB gene encoding iron uptake transporter deferrochelatase/peroxidase subunit, whose protein sequence is MSPQVNRRQLLLGGAGLGALAGVAAGGFGLGRSQAQAEDVFMGAVDFRGEHQSGIVTPAQQQMIMVAFDMVADRRADLIDLLEKWTLAAERMQAGELVNDPKARDDVPPDDTGEAMDLAPAALTITFGFGATLFNHPEKGDRYGIADKCPEILAAGIPRMAAEKIDPAKSHGDLVVQICAEDPMVVLHAMHQFKRIAFGTASVRWMQLGYGRTSSTSKDQQTPRNLFGFKDGTGSLKGEDPAELLDGHVWIQPGDDQGDWAAGGSYLCFRKIHMMMEVWDELVLNEQETIIGRNKIEGAPLSGGEEFTHPDFSTEDIAEDSHLAVVHPDNNGGAHMLRRGYNYTEGLTDLGRLDAGLFFIAFVRDPQVNFINILSKMAGDQLTEYLQHTATGMFICPPGIREGDTFVGQTLLG, encoded by the coding sequence ATGAGCCCCCAGGTAAATCGCCGTCAACTCCTGTTAGGTGGCGCAGGTCTGGGCGCCCTTGCCGGTGTAGCGGCGGGCGGTTTCGGCCTGGGCCGTTCCCAGGCACAGGCGGAGGATGTCTTCATGGGCGCCGTGGATTTCCGGGGCGAACACCAGTCGGGCATCGTCACGCCGGCACAGCAGCAGATGATTATGGTCGCCTTCGACATGGTGGCCGACCGCCGCGCAGACCTCATCGACCTGCTGGAGAAGTGGACCCTCGCCGCTGAGCGCATGCAGGCCGGTGAGCTGGTCAACGATCCAAAAGCGCGCGACGACGTCCCTCCGGACGACACCGGCGAAGCCATGGACCTTGCACCGGCCGCGCTGACCATCACGTTCGGTTTCGGCGCAACCCTGTTCAACCACCCCGAGAAGGGTGACCGGTACGGGATCGCGGACAAGTGCCCGGAGATTTTGGCCGCTGGCATTCCACGGATGGCTGCGGAGAAAATCGATCCGGCGAAGTCCCACGGCGACCTCGTCGTTCAGATTTGCGCCGAGGACCCGATGGTGGTTTTGCACGCGATGCACCAGTTCAAGCGCATCGCGTTCGGCACCGCGTCGGTGCGCTGGATGCAGTTGGGTTATGGGCGCACCTCGTCGACGTCGAAAGACCAGCAAACGCCACGCAACCTCTTCGGTTTCAAGGATGGCACCGGCAGTCTGAAAGGGGAGGATCCCGCTGAGCTTCTCGACGGCCACGTGTGGATCCAGCCCGGCGACGACCAAGGCGATTGGGCCGCCGGTGGCTCCTACCTGTGCTTCCGCAAGATTCACATGATGATGGAAGTATGGGACGAGCTGGTGCTCAACGAACAGGAAACCATCATCGGGCGCAACAAAATTGAGGGCGCACCGCTATCCGGCGGAGAAGAGTTCACGCACCCGGACTTTTCCACCGAGGACATTGCCGAAGACTCGCACCTGGCAGTGGTCCACCCGGACAATAACGGCGGGGCGCACATGCTGCGCCGCGGGTACAACTACACCGAGGGCCTCACGGACCTGGGGCGCCTCGATGCTGGTTTGTTCTTCATCGCGTTCGTGCGTGACCCGCAGGTGAACTTCATCAACATCTTGTCCAAGATGGCTGGTGACCAGCTCACCGAGTATCTCCAGCACACCGCGACGGGCATGTTCATCTGCCCGCCGGGTATCCGCGAGGGGGATACCTTCGTCGGGCAGACGCTACTGGGCTAG
- a CDS encoding DUF4300 family protein, translating into MKRHTALSRITWAATAVTCAGALLLSGCAGTDSTPSETTTAATTSTTTQATEARTNADIIEAQEPGTTFAVHSPETVDFVATALQEAGVPEDAIAGFRSWAESYAEAIPYDAIDDPQNYQTGVAVEALQQENPRLVNCRMLTYLLAGHTIDVAQPEGADTSGLFMDHEQMDREPALFTGADRDRYNAIYGRIAASHEPNEAELASTITEYQAEHGITFAEDKILPIDVYLHDTLDLEAFLFIGHTGLAIPYQGKYLFLEKLSFEEPFQATWYDLPQDIVTVVRDRYDDSEATKGAAPIVTVSGTYFPGN; encoded by the coding sequence ATGAAACGTCACACAGCATTGTCACGCATTACCTGGGCAGCAACCGCAGTAACCTGCGCAGGGGCTCTTCTGCTGAGCGGATGCGCCGGCACAGATTCCACCCCGTCAGAAACCACCACCGCAGCGACAACGAGCACCACCACGCAAGCCACCGAAGCCCGCACCAACGCCGACATCATCGAAGCACAGGAACCCGGCACCACCTTTGCCGTGCACAGTCCTGAAACCGTGGACTTCGTGGCAACAGCACTCCAGGAAGCTGGTGTGCCAGAAGACGCGATCGCAGGCTTCCGCTCCTGGGCAGAAAGCTACGCGGAGGCCATCCCCTACGACGCCATTGACGATCCGCAGAATTACCAGACGGGCGTGGCCGTCGAAGCCCTCCAACAGGAAAACCCCCGCTTGGTCAACTGCCGCATGCTGACCTACCTGCTGGCCGGGCACACGATAGACGTCGCACAGCCGGAAGGCGCCGACACCTCCGGCCTGTTCATGGACCACGAGCAGATGGACCGCGAACCCGCCCTGTTCACCGGCGCCGACCGGGACAGGTACAACGCCATCTACGGGCGCATCGCCGCCAGCCACGAACCCAACGAAGCAGAACTGGCTAGCACCATCACCGAATACCAGGCCGAGCACGGCATCACGTTTGCCGAAGACAAAATCCTGCCTATCGACGTCTACCTGCACGACACCCTGGACCTCGAAGCCTTCCTCTTCATCGGACACACCGGCCTAGCTATCCCCTACCAGGGCAAGTACCTCTTCCTGGAAAAATTATCCTTCGAAGAACCATTCCAGGCCACCTGGTACGACCTTCCGCAGGATATTGTCACGGTTGTGCGCGACCGCTACGATGACTCCGAAGCGACAAAAGGTGCCGCCCCGATTGTCACGGTAAGCGGCACCTATTTCCCCGGAAACTAG
- a CDS encoding DUF4298 domain-containing protein, giving the protein MELPERVQANNARLERITDTNARLALVADQLRDGWQTLAPLIEYYETQWQDDFHTFSDEPVGLFSEDGVWNEMGSFYHAVKEIAEVAGEIVKEYEGAGD; this is encoded by the coding sequence ATGGAACTTCCCGAAAGAGTGCAGGCCAACAATGCGCGCCTAGAACGCATCACGGATACAAACGCACGGCTAGCCCTAGTGGCCGACCAGCTGCGTGACGGGTGGCAGACTTTAGCGCCGTTAATTGAGTATTACGAAACCCAGTGGCAAGACGATTTTCACACGTTTAGCGACGAACCGGTGGGCCTTTTCTCCGAGGATGGGGTGTGGAACGAGATGGGTTCCTTCTACCACGCGGTCAAGGAAATTGCCGAGGTCGCCGGCGAGATCGTCAAAGAATATGAGGGCGCGGGGGATTAA
- a CDS encoding NAD(P)/FAD-dependent oxidoreductase has translation MAKALVVGAGMTGLSTAWYLQEYGYEVEVLDRIGVAAGSSWGNAGWLAPGKTIPLSNAGLWAYGPTALLDRDAALNVPTRIDPNLWVFVAQFMARANQRSWDKTMAALTPADKAALGAFDELIDGGVDAVTHEGPFIVGFEKPKEAKGFLDEVEGAIRHGQDIPFEEISNADALEYAPMLSDRIQSIYKMGGQRYIEPMIFCEAIADSIRQRGGTITTGAEVTEVRSTRKPAVKLATGEWLPADVVVIATGAWMPSLAKDLGVRTRVQAGRGYSFTVATEKEAKYSVYLPATRVACTPAPSRGRFQIAGTMEFRGPDEPFQPRRVESIIKATKPMFKGIDWTDIEDEWVGSRPVTPDGLPLVGQTKVPNVYTCGGHGMWGIILGPISGKMLAKQIATGEVDDIIKPFDPLR, from the coding sequence ATGGCAAAAGCACTCGTCGTAGGCGCTGGCATGACCGGCCTATCTACCGCGTGGTACCTGCAGGAATACGGATACGAGGTAGAGGTGCTCGACCGCATCGGCGTGGCCGCCGGATCCTCGTGGGGCAACGCCGGCTGGCTCGCGCCCGGCAAGACCATCCCACTGTCGAACGCCGGACTGTGGGCATACGGGCCGACCGCGCTCCTCGACCGTGACGCCGCCCTCAACGTCCCTACCCGCATCGACCCCAACCTGTGGGTGTTCGTCGCCCAGTTCATGGCACGCGCAAACCAGCGTTCATGGGACAAAACCATGGCCGCGCTGACCCCGGCGGACAAGGCCGCACTGGGAGCCTTCGATGAGCTTATCGACGGCGGCGTCGACGCAGTCACCCACGAAGGTCCCTTCATCGTCGGCTTCGAGAAGCCAAAAGAAGCCAAGGGATTCCTCGACGAAGTCGAAGGTGCCATCCGCCACGGCCAAGACATCCCGTTTGAGGAAATCTCCAACGCCGACGCCCTCGAATACGCGCCCATGCTCAGCGACCGCATCCAATCCATCTACAAGATGGGCGGTCAGCGCTACATCGAACCCATGATCTTCTGCGAAGCCATCGCAGACTCGATCCGCCAGCGTGGCGGCACCATCACCACCGGCGCCGAAGTCACCGAAGTCCGCTCGACCCGCAAACCTGCAGTCAAGCTAGCTACCGGCGAATGGCTGCCTGCCGACGTCGTCGTGATCGCTACCGGTGCGTGGATGCCAAGTTTGGCCAAAGACCTCGGTGTGCGCACCCGCGTCCAAGCCGGCCGCGGTTACTCCTTCACCGTCGCCACGGAGAAGGAAGCCAAATACTCCGTCTACTTGCCAGCAACGCGCGTGGCGTGTACCCCGGCGCCGTCGCGAGGCCGCTTCCAGATCGCCGGCACCATGGAATTCCGTGGCCCCGACGAGCCCTTCCAGCCGCGTCGCGTGGAATCCATCATCAAGGCCACCAAACCGATGTTTAAGGGCATCGACTGGACCGATATCGAAGACGAGTGGGTAGGCTCCCGTCCAGTCACCCCGGACGGCCTGCCACTAGTCGGCCAGACGAAGGTTCCCAACGTATACACCTGCGGTGGCCACGGCATGTGGGGCATCATCCTCGGCCCCATTTCCGGCAAGATGCTGGCCAAACAGATCGCCACCGGCGAAGTCGACGACATCATCAAGCCGTTCGACCCGCTGCGCTAA
- a CDS encoding Lrp/AsnC family transcriptional regulator — MNRPLDEVDRSILRELKNNARLPIAELATRVRVSESTAHRRLKALIDAKVITRFTTETAPAVTADGVEALVKIRLQSSARAGLTSFYTFLRTLPGVEHVYFLAGDVDFVVHMKGTGAQAVRHFVSEVISSRPEVSETNTSLIFEHGDGTHI, encoded by the coding sequence ATGAATCGTCCGCTCGATGAGGTAGATCGCTCCATACTTCGCGAACTCAAAAACAATGCACGCCTTCCCATCGCAGAGCTGGCCACCAGGGTTCGGGTCAGCGAATCCACAGCTCACCGCCGCTTAAAGGCGCTTATCGACGCTAAAGTGATTACCCGGTTCACCACAGAAACCGCCCCTGCGGTAACAGCTGACGGGGTGGAAGCCCTGGTGAAAATCCGCCTCCAATCCTCTGCGCGTGCTGGTCTCACCTCGTTCTATACCTTCCTGCGCACCCTGCCGGGCGTGGAGCACGTGTACTTTCTCGCCGGCGACGTGGACTTTGTCGTGCACATGAAAGGCACCGGGGCCCAGGCGGTGCGGCACTTTGTCTCCGAAGTGATTAGCTCGCGCCCCGAGGTTTCAGAAACCAATACATCCCTGATCTTCGAGCACGGAGATGGAACCCATATATAA